A single Trachemys scripta elegans isolate TJP31775 chromosome 20, CAS_Tse_1.0, whole genome shotgun sequence DNA region contains:
- the SNRNP40 gene encoding U5 small nuclear ribonucleoprotein 40 kDa protein: MIEQQKRKGPGPELALVAAAAKRPRHELLLGPGPGGGPPPPGALLQAGPPRCSSLQAPIMLLSGHEGEVYCCKFHPNGATLASAGFDRLILLWHVYGDCDNFATLKGHSGAVMELHYNTDGSMLFSASTDKTVAVWDSETGERVKRLKGHTSFVNSCYPARRGPQLVCTGSDDGTVKLWDIRKKAAVQTFQNTYQVLAVTFNDTSDQILSGGIDNDIKVWDLRQNKLTYTMRGHADSVTGLSLSSEGSYLLSNAMDNTVRIWDVRPFAPKERCVKIFQGNVHNFEKNLLRCSWSPDGSKIAGGSADRFVYVWDTTSRRILYKLPGHAGSVNEVAFHPEEPIILSASSDKRLYMGEIQ; encoded by the exons ATGATCGAGCAGCAGAAGCGCAAGGGGCCGGGCCCGGAGCTGGCGCTGGTGGCGGCGGCGGCCAAGCGGCCCCGGCacgagctgctgctggggcccgGCCCGGGCGGGGGGCCGCCGCCTCCGGGGGCGCTGCTGCAGGCG GGCCCTCCACGATGTTCCTCCCTCCAGGCACCCATAATGCTGCTCTCGGGACACGAAGGAGAAGTTTACTGTTGCAAATTTCATCCTAATGGAGCCACTTTAGCATCTGCCGGATTTGACCGACTCATCT tgctgtgGCATGTGTATGGGGATTGTGATAATTTTGCCACCCTGAAGGGACACAGTGGAGCAGTTATGGAGTTGCACTATAACACTGATGGCAG CATGCTCTTCTCAGCATCCACAGATAAAACAGTAGCTGTGTGGGATAGTGAGACTGGAGAAAGAGTGAAAAGGCTGAAGGGGCACACATCATTTGTTAACTCCTGTTATCCAGCGAGGCGGGGACCCCAGCTCGTTTGTACAGGCAGCGATGATGGAACAGTAAAG CTGTGGGATATTCGTAAAAAAGCTGCTGTCCAGACATTTCAGAACACTTACCAGGTATTAGCAGTGACCTTCAATGACACCAGTGATCAGATTCTATCCGGAGGCATAGACAACGATATCAAG GTATGGGACCTTCGCCAGAACAAACTAACGTACACAATGAGAGGGCATGCCGACTCGGTGACCGGCCTCAGTTTGAGTTCAGAAGGCTCTTACTTGCTTTCCAACGCAATGGACAACACAG TTCGAATCTGGGATGTGCGACCGTTTGCCCCTAAAGAGAGATGTGTGAAGATATTCCAGGGGAATGTGCATAATTTTGAGAAG AACCTTCTGAGATGCTCCTGGTCACCAGATGGGAGTAAAATAGCCGGCGGATCAGCAGACAG GTTTGTTTATGTGTGGGATACAACCTCCAGGAGAATTCTCTACAAGCTGCCAGGCCATGCTGGCTCAGTAAACGAGGTGGCTTTCCATCCAGAGGAACCAATTA TACTCTCTGCATCTAGTGACAAGAGACTGTATATGGGAGAGATCCAGTGA